One Paenibacillus sp. FSL H7-0737 DNA segment encodes these proteins:
- a CDS encoding HesB/IscA family protein, with amino-acid sequence MIIEVSDKASEKITEILLSANIRNPFLRVGVDEGGCSGLSYTLVVDEQQAEEDIVLNKKDFSILVHPNSIPYIDGLEIDYEESGMVGGFTMNNPNAKASCGCGASFRMANYRGEIKKCD; translated from the coding sequence ATGATCATCGAGGTCAGTGATAAGGCATCAGAAAAAATCACCGAAATCTTATTAAGTGCGAATATCCGAAATCCATTTCTTAGAGTGGGTGTTGATGAAGGGGGATGCAGTGGATTATCCTACACCCTAGTCGTAGATGAACAGCAGGCAGAAGAGGACATTGTATTAAATAAAAAGGATTTTAGTATTTTGGTTCACCCGAATAGTATTCCATATATTGACGGGCTTGAAATTGACTATGAAGAGAGTGGAATGGTAGGCGGATTCACTATGAATAACCCTAATGCAAAAGCTTCATGTGGATGCGGAGCCAGTTTCAGAATGGCCAATTATCGTGGCGAAATAAAAAAATGTGATTAA
- a CDS encoding HesB/YadR/YfhF family protein — translation MISFAVSEKALDSFKNEWDLEEGQYVRIYAKYAGGGSDAFNVGINASATPIDPAWVQSIGGFHFFVENTDVWILQDELLQIDCNEDGIFSTKIS, via the coding sequence ATGATATCATTTGCAGTTTCCGAAAAAGCATTGGATTCATTTAAGAATGAATGGGATTTGGAAGAGGGTCAATATGTAAGAATTTATGCAAAATATGCCGGTGGAGGCTCAGATGCTTTCAATGTTGGAATAAATGCAAGTGCTACACCGATCGATCCAGCATGGGTTCAATCCATTGGTGGATTTCATTTCTTTGTTGAAAACACTGATGTTTGGATTTTACAGGATGAACTTCTTCAAATTGATTGTAATGAAGACGGCATATTTTCAACCAAAATCTCCTGA
- a CDS encoding helix-turn-helix domain-containing protein, translating to MINLDKLAKAFTKGVYDIEDRSRLVIQPKSLLSEFTTVKHGFLFIIRGGARIRVNGTVYELRPGSVFHAAPGMQMDSQVIGQSELEYYSLFYKLDMPEEMNCTTEFDSHFKLEPGANLKIIELLIMLHQNTHPSGEIGKLRIKELFLSLMHQVLIACSYRENDSSPNQRMVDEALAYIKLHYMNSLTLGELAERHAMSTNRFSYFFHKYTGLRPIDYVVNYRMERACDLLKAGNFPIHEIADRVGYDNPLYFSRLFKKKFGVSPSAYR from the coding sequence TTGATAAATTTGGACAAATTAGCAAAGGCATTTACTAAAGGTGTCTATGATATAGAAGATAGAAGCAGATTAGTTATCCAGCCCAAAAGTTTATTAAGTGAATTTACCACCGTTAAGCATGGATTTCTGTTTATCATTCGCGGGGGAGCCAGAATACGTGTGAATGGAACCGTATATGAATTACGGCCAGGGTCAGTTTTTCATGCGGCTCCAGGTATGCAAATGGATTCGCAGGTTATAGGACAATCAGAGCTTGAGTATTACTCCCTTTTTTATAAATTGGATATGCCAGAAGAAATGAATTGTACTACCGAATTTGACTCTCATTTCAAGCTGGAGCCAGGAGCCAATCTAAAAATTATTGAATTACTAATCATGCTTCATCAGAATACTCATCCATCCGGAGAGATTGGAAAGCTGCGTATCAAAGAGCTGTTCTTAAGCCTAATGCATCAGGTTCTGATTGCTTGCAGTTACAGAGAGAACGACAGTTCACCGAATCAAAGGATGGTAGACGAAGCCCTCGCATACATTAAACTCCATTATATGAATTCACTTACACTCGGTGAGTTAGCGGAACGGCATGCAATGAGTACGAACCGCTTCTCTTACTTCTTTCACAAATACACGGGGCTGCGCCCAATCGACTATGTCGTTAATTATCGTATGGAACGAGCTTGTGACTTACTCAAAGCAGGCAATTTTCCTATCCACGAGATTGCGGACCGTGTCGGTTATGACAATCCGCTGTATTTCAGCCGATTATTTAAAAAGAAATTCGGTGTTTCTCCATCTGCCTATAGATAA